The proteins below come from a single Halomonas binhaiensis genomic window:
- a CDS encoding ABC transporter ATP-binding protein produces MTTSQQQIPSHGEIIISLKDVGIRYKRRGGLFRKPEYFQALENVSFDIHRGETLGIVGRNGAGKSTLLKVVAGIIQPDEGELINHGVTASLLTLQAGFDAELPGVDNAILSGMLMGYTRQQVEARMSDIIEFSELKEFIYEPVKTYSSGMRARLGFSVAMYMTPDVLLLDEVLSVGDKQFRKKAETEMFKKIHSDQTVLLVSHSEAQVDRLCERKISL; encoded by the coding sequence ATGACGACAAGCCAGCAGCAGATACCCAGCCATGGTGAAATCATCATCTCACTGAAAGATGTCGGGATACGCTACAAGCGCCGTGGTGGGCTTTTTCGCAAGCCCGAATATTTTCAAGCCCTGGAAAATGTCAGCTTTGATATCCACCGGGGAGAAACCCTCGGTATTGTTGGTCGTAATGGTGCAGGCAAGTCCACCTTGTTAAAGGTGGTTGCTGGTATTATCCAACCGGATGAAGGCGAGTTGATCAACCATGGTGTCACTGCATCTTTGTTGACTCTTCAAGCTGGTTTTGATGCTGAGCTACCTGGAGTTGATAATGCCATATTAAGCGGCATGCTCATGGGATATACTCGTCAGCAAGTAGAAGCACGTATGAGTGACATTATCGAATTTTCAGAGTTGAAAGAGTTCATTTATGAACCAGTAAAAACATATTCGTCTGGTATGAGAGCTAGGCTCGGTTTCTCTGTTGCTATGTATATGACTCCTGATGTTCTGCTCTTGGATGAAGTTCTTAGTGTCGGAGATAAGCAGTTTAGAAAAAAAGCAGAGACAGAAATGTTTAAAAAGATCCATTCCGATCAAACTGTACTGCTCGTTTCTCATTCTGAAGCCCAGGTTGATCGTCTATGCGAAAGAAAAATTTCACTTTAG
- a CDS encoding beta-1,6-N-acetylglucosaminyltransferase, producing MKVSFVLLAHEHPDQLRDLLFSLLSSGSDVFVHYDANASHDLESESKNWALEGLSGNLYFAERVKVVWGEWSIVQATLNCLYLAREKGFNSDYFMLISGSCMPVKPVALLQKYLSTSGKDHIEIVDAEANRWVTDGIQQERWNYFHFFNWRYQEFFFRASNKVQKTLGVSRKLPLNHIAHMGSQWWCLRSETISAILSLVDSHKELVEFYKKTWIPDELFFQTLVANLVPKDEVSMAPLTRYQFNSRGVPRVYYDDSLPELLGETQFFARKISHRAISLKGSLAKIGAMSEDDYSAYVEEHYEGFKTQFVSSLELSMESQANSWRSLSEWTDNPYVLGKAIPTPTVILCSLDKNIKKETLSSLAEIPGTAIYGDLLRKSEIDFGEGKDLVLGYSRNNPALAHHGWHFFLADIISQHANDERVVFTIGEEAFQHLGILKWNHNVTVILLDDRTPLSERDHDLHKLFNFSQLHHKEYEYKSGMQSMMEDRHCEYHIVDAADHQRIKELVQARTR from the coding sequence ATGAAAGTATCCTTTGTATTATTGGCTCATGAGCATCCTGACCAGCTTCGTGATTTACTTTTTTCTCTGTTGTCCTCGGGATCTGATGTATTTGTTCATTATGATGCCAATGCTTCTCATGACCTGGAGTCTGAATCCAAAAATTGGGCACTGGAGGGACTTTCCGGAAATCTCTACTTTGCTGAGAGGGTAAAGGTGGTCTGGGGGGAGTGGTCCATCGTCCAAGCCACGCTCAACTGCTTATATCTTGCAAGAGAAAAGGGGTTTAACAGCGACTATTTCATGCTGATATCTGGCTCGTGCATGCCAGTAAAACCCGTTGCCCTACTTCAGAAGTATCTGAGTACTAGTGGTAAGGATCATATCGAAATTGTTGATGCTGAGGCTAATCGCTGGGTAACGGACGGTATTCAGCAGGAGCGCTGGAACTATTTCCACTTCTTCAACTGGAGATATCAAGAGTTCTTCTTTCGCGCTTCGAATAAAGTGCAGAAGACTCTAGGAGTATCTCGTAAGCTTCCTCTAAACCATATCGCTCATATGGGGTCTCAGTGGTGGTGCCTGAGATCAGAGACCATATCTGCTATTCTGTCTCTGGTTGATTCTCACAAGGAACTCGTTGAGTTTTATAAGAAGACTTGGATTCCTGATGAACTATTCTTTCAGACACTGGTAGCCAATCTGGTTCCTAAAGATGAAGTGAGTATGGCTCCTTTGACTCGTTATCAGTTTAACAGTCGTGGTGTTCCTAGAGTGTATTATGATGACTCTTTGCCCGAACTTCTGGGAGAGACCCAGTTTTTTGCAAGGAAAATCTCTCATAGAGCTATTTCTTTGAAAGGCTCCTTGGCTAAAATTGGGGCAATGAGTGAAGATGATTACTCGGCATATGTAGAAGAACATTATGAAGGGTTCAAGACTCAGTTTGTGTCATCACTTGAGCTCAGTATGGAGTCTCAAGCCAATTCATGGCGCAGCCTGTCAGAATGGACGGATAATCCTTATGTTCTTGGAAAGGCTATCCCTACTCCTACTGTTATCCTTTGCTCTCTTGATAAAAATATCAAGAAAGAGACACTGTCTTCTCTAGCAGAAATTCCCGGTACTGCCATATATGGTGATTTGCTAAGAAAGAGTGAGATAGATTTCGGAGAAGGAAAGGATCTGGTTTTAGGATATAGCAGGAATAATCCTGCTCTTGCTCATCATGGTTGGCATTTTTTCTTGGCTGATATCATTTCTCAACATGCGAATGATGAGCGAGTTGTCTTTACCATTGGTGAAGAGGCATTTCAGCACCTTGGGATATTGAAGTGGAATCATAATGTCACAGTTATCTTGCTGGATGATCGGACGCCACTAAGCGAACGTGATCACGATCTTCATAAGCTTTTTAATTTTAGCCAGTTGCATCATAAAGAATATGAATACAAGAGTGGGATGCAATCTATGATGGAAGACCGACATTGTGAATATCACATTGTCGATGCGGCTGATCACCAGCGCATCAAAGAGCTTGTTCAGGCTCGTACGAGGTGA
- a CDS encoding ABC transporter permease translates to MSEQDMTQGNQGPAQAGLPDSKDLQEWAWQATRNREWRLASQRWALVREFYPEKTTGWIQGSIAHRTLGEYDISEVLIFEAVERFPQNSNTLRQYAKLNLVKGEFGKAIELIERARSSFPNDPDVRWSIISTYEASGDFERAEHESLSGQADFPDNEKLAAQYAELAMQQKDWQVALERWQQVREKFPKHAAGYVRAADAAAALGNEPLSRQLKLAQEYGNAWLVSLQDESEGESAHTISPPQRRNWKTFVDLVWTKARLNLKSEASQNHLRYFWWILDPLLYMAVFYIVFGLLMERGGPGFIAYLLTGLVPFQWFAKTVQQTSGSIVGGKGLMHKVRISPLFFPLVGIVQNTGKQALVFLMLGLFLIFYGLPPTVHWLAIVPVIAVQLLLMVVVSCFLAMLVPFVRDISNLIPTGIQFLLFTSGIFYTVDRIPPEWHTLFFSNPMANILHQYRLVLVENQWPDWSGLGWVFLGCMIGLVIVLMLYRRLEPIFPRVVIE, encoded by the coding sequence GTGAGCGAGCAAGATATGACGCAGGGAAACCAGGGGCCGGCGCAAGCCGGCCTTCCCGATAGTAAGGACCTGCAAGAATGGGCCTGGCAAGCAACTCGAAATAGAGAGTGGCGGTTGGCTTCTCAGCGCTGGGCTTTGGTCAGGGAGTTCTATCCAGAAAAGACGACAGGCTGGATACAGGGCAGTATTGCTCATCGTACTCTTGGTGAGTATGACATATCTGAGGTATTAATATTTGAAGCAGTTGAACGCTTTCCTCAAAACTCAAACACACTACGTCAATATGCTAAACTTAACCTTGTTAAAGGTGAATTTGGCAAAGCGATTGAACTAATCGAGCGTGCTCGGAGTTCTTTTCCGAACGATCCCGATGTGCGCTGGAGTATTATTAGTACTTATGAAGCATCAGGTGACTTTGAGCGCGCGGAGCATGAAAGCCTGAGTGGGCAAGCAGACTTTCCAGATAATGAAAAACTGGCAGCTCAATATGCTGAGTTGGCCATGCAGCAAAAGGACTGGCAGGTGGCGCTGGAGCGCTGGCAGCAGGTGCGTGAAAAGTTTCCCAAGCATGCCGCGGGTTATGTGCGTGCCGCTGATGCGGCGGCAGCGTTGGGTAATGAGCCCCTGTCCCGACAGTTGAAGCTGGCCCAGGAATATGGCAATGCCTGGCTGGTCAGTCTGCAGGATGAAAGTGAGGGTGAGTCAGCCCACACAATCAGTCCGCCACAGCGGCGTAATTGGAAGACGTTTGTCGACCTGGTATGGACCAAGGCCCGCCTTAACCTGAAGAGCGAAGCAAGCCAGAACCACCTGCGTTACTTCTGGTGGATTCTCGACCCGCTGTTGTACATGGCGGTGTTCTATATCGTCTTTGGCCTGTTGATGGAGCGAGGCGGCCCTGGTTTTATTGCTTACTTGCTGACAGGTCTTGTTCCGTTTCAATGGTTTGCCAAGACAGTCCAGCAGACCTCTGGGTCGATTGTTGGCGGAAAGGGCCTGATGCATAAGGTGCGTATCTCGCCGCTGTTCTTCCCCTTGGTGGGCATCGTGCAGAATACCGGTAAGCAGGCGTTGGTGTTTTTGATGTTGGGCCTGTTCCTGATCTTCTATGGTTTGCCACCAACAGTGCACTGGCTGGCCATTGTACCGGTTATTGCGGTACAGCTATTGCTGATGGTCGTTGTCAGTTGCTTCCTGGCTATGCTGGTACCTTTTGTGCGGGATATTTCCAACCTGATTCCGACAGGCATCCAGTTCCTGCTGTTTACCAGCGGTATCTTCTATACCGTGGACCGCATTCCACCTGAATGGCATACACTGTTCTTTTCCAACCCCATGGCTAATATTCTGCATCAGTATCGCCTGGTACTGGTGGAAAATCAGTGGCCGGACTGGAGCGGTCTGGGCTGGGTGTTCCTGGGTTGCATGATTGGCCTGGTGATTGTGCTGATGCTATATCGGCGCCTTGAGCCTATTTTCCCCCGGGTGGTAATCGAATGA
- a CDS encoding polysaccharide pyruvyl transferase family protein yields the protein MSYLIVGGSGAPNYGDEIILKLWLDLLGEQKNTLRVESNIKNNTIRLHGDREKVEYSDFIKNVAKNKTSLGFWNQVKRGVNFFDRNGIKIYGEKNFNFLNGLKVVHLHGGGYINKNAELNGFVLGFCYALHKETGARLIGTGLGLHPISSPPNNILTMASEVFQAFYGIELRDKESFDFANLITNGKANAVFGYDDVYLQSRESFISASEKRRLVLSFSKHNVDKFTSSYWKEVSKFKEKFDEVVFWECFPWQDRSVFDLVCSNLTNVNKVSVEDSVYGNQGFSENDFLITSRFHPHLISSRVGAAGLYYSDSQYYNVKHGSVVACGSKFLKGDFSQFNPSGCRRSELAIDLDEVHVMKKKRIAKNFLDGICKL from the coding sequence GTGAGCTATTTGATCGTTGGTGGAAGTGGAGCACCAAATTATGGTGACGAGATAATTTTAAAGTTATGGCTTGATCTACTTGGGGAACAAAAAAACACCTTGAGGGTTGAAAGTAATATAAAAAATAACACTATACGACTTCATGGTGATAGAGAAAAAGTTGAATACAGTGATTTTATAAAAAATGTTGCAAAAAATAAAACATCCCTTGGATTTTGGAATCAAGTAAAAAGGGGAGTTAATTTTTTTGATAGAAATGGAATAAAAATATATGGAGAGAAAAATTTTAATTTTTTAAATGGACTAAAAGTAGTCCATCTTCATGGTGGTGGTTATATAAATAAAAACGCAGAGTTAAATGGATTTGTCTTGGGGTTTTGTTATGCATTACATAAGGAAACAGGTGCTAGGCTAATAGGAACAGGATTAGGCCTACATCCTATATCTTCCCCTCCGAATAATATACTTACGATGGCTAGTGAAGTCTTCCAGGCTTTTTATGGAATAGAACTGAGAGACAAAGAAAGCTTTGACTTTGCTAACCTTATTACTAATGGAAAGGCTAATGCCGTATTTGGCTATGATGACGTTTATTTGCAGAGTAGAGAGTCATTCATATCTGCTTCAGAAAAACGCCGTCTAGTTCTTTCATTTTCAAAGCATAATGTTGATAAGTTTACATCAAGCTACTGGAAAGAAGTCTCAAAGTTTAAAGAAAAATTTGATGAAGTGGTTTTTTGGGAGTGCTTTCCTTGGCAAGATAGGTCTGTTTTTGATTTGGTGTGTTCTAATTTAACGAATGTTAATAAAGTTTCTGTAGAAGACTCTGTTTATGGGAACCAAGGTTTCTCAGAAAATGACTTCTTGATAACTAGCCGATTCCATCCTCATTTGATTTCTTCTAGAGTTGGTGCTGCCGGGCTATATTACAGCGATAGCCAATATTATAATGTGAAACACGGCTCAGTGGTTGCTTGTGGTTCTAAGTTTTTAAAAGGGGATTTCAGTCAATTTAATCCGTCTGGCTGTCGTCGCTCGGAACTTGCAATTGACTTAGATGAAGTGCATGTGATGAAGAAAAAGCGGATTGCAAAAAACTTTCTTGATGGAATATGTAAGTTATGA
- a CDS encoding glycosyltransferase family 2 protein codes for MMSPKIQIVTRTKDRPLFLARALESICSQTYSNWHCTIVNDGGDPLPVDQLVAGFADEHRSRISVIHNGTSLGMEAASNVGLKDHPADYYVIHDDDDSWASDFLEVCVGRLEELRDTSVQGVVASTIKVQESVEGEQIVSKKTSRFLPEVTSFTIPRVAQNNPFMPIAFVYSSKALDLLQGYDESLPVVGDWEFNLRFVRHFDIAYVPDTTAYYHVRTATRGDSSDNSISKGLLHQHYRSLIINRHIRDAIKEGSLSLGHLLAAAEPGIHSNRLGEKLSYLYPRLRKLHPRALMAKWRGGK; via the coding sequence ATGATGTCTCCTAAAATTCAAATTGTCACCCGTACCAAGGATCGCCCTCTGTTTCTTGCCAGGGCGCTGGAAAGTATCTGTTCTCAGACTTATTCCAACTGGCATTGCACTATCGTCAATGATGGTGGAGATCCCTTACCAGTTGACCAACTGGTAGCGGGGTTTGCCGATGAGCATCGGTCCAGGATTTCCGTCATTCATAATGGCACCTCCCTCGGGATGGAGGCAGCCAGCAATGTTGGCCTGAAGGATCATCCAGCGGACTACTATGTCATCCATGATGACGATGATAGCTGGGCATCGGATTTTCTTGAGGTGTGTGTTGGGCGTCTTGAGGAACTGCGGGATACCAGCGTACAAGGTGTTGTGGCGTCGACGATAAAGGTGCAGGAATCTGTTGAAGGTGAGCAGATTGTATCGAAGAAGACTTCTCGCTTCTTGCCGGAAGTGACCTCGTTTACCATTCCTCGTGTCGCTCAGAACAACCCTTTCATGCCCATCGCCTTTGTCTACTCCAGCAAGGCATTGGATCTTCTGCAAGGCTACGATGAGTCGTTGCCGGTAGTAGGGGACTGGGAGTTCAATCTGCGCTTTGTACGGCACTTTGATATTGCCTATGTTCCTGACACGACAGCCTATTATCATGTGAGAACAGCGACTCGCGGTGACAGCTCCGATAATTCAATATCGAAGGGGCTGCTTCATCAGCATTATCGTTCTCTTATCATCAACCGCCATATTCGGGATGCTATCAAGGAAGGGTCCTTGTCCTTGGGGCATCTGCTTGCAGCAGCTGAACCTGGCATCCATTCGAATCGCTTGGGTGAGAAGCTCAGCTACCTGTATCCCCGGCTTAGGAAACTGCACCCGCGTGCTTTGATGGCTAAATGGCGAGGTGGAAAATGA
- the glf gene encoding UDP-galactopyranose mutase, producing the protein MNFCLVGAGFSCAVIGRELAGAGHRVTIIDVRDHVAGNCHTERDTETNVMTHVYGPHIFHTDDQEVWEYVNRFTTFKSYVNRVKTTSMGQVFSLPINLHTINQFFGKTMRPDEARAFIEQQADTSIEDPQTFEEQAMRFVGKELYEAFFKGYTQKQWGCHPSELPASILKRLPVRFNYNDNYFFHRFQGMPEHGYTKLVEGILDHPNITVKLSTRFERSMLDEYDHVFFSGPLDGFFDYELGRLGYRTLDFERFTYQGDYQGCAVMNYGEEEVPYTRITEHKHFSPWEEHDGSVCYREYSRECGEEDIPYYPIRLVKEKALLADYVEKARQTDKVTFVGRLGTYRYLDMDVTIREALDTARGFLKCVEEKKPAPAFFVEA; encoded by the coding sequence ATGAACTTCTGTCTAGTAGGGGCTGGGTTCTCGTGTGCTGTCATTGGACGTGAGCTTGCCGGGGCAGGTCATCGTGTCACCATCATCGATGTCCGTGACCATGTCGCTGGTAATTGTCACACTGAACGAGATACTGAAACGAATGTTATGACCCATGTCTATGGGCCACATATTTTTCATACCGACGACCAGGAGGTATGGGAGTATGTCAACCGCTTCACTACATTCAAATCCTATGTGAACCGGGTCAAGACTACATCCATGGGGCAGGTGTTCTCTCTGCCGATCAACTTGCACACGATCAATCAGTTCTTCGGCAAGACCATGCGCCCGGACGAGGCGCGTGCCTTTATCGAGCAGCAGGCTGATACCTCCATCGAGGATCCGCAGACCTTCGAAGAGCAAGCCATGCGCTTCGTGGGAAAAGAGCTATACGAGGCTTTCTTCAAGGGCTACACCCAGAAGCAGTGGGGTTGCCACCCAAGTGAGCTACCGGCCAGCATCCTCAAGCGCCTTCCGGTTCGCTTCAACTATAACGACAACTACTTTTTCCATCGTTTCCAAGGCATGCCGGAGCACGGTTACACCAAGTTGGTGGAAGGTATTCTTGACCACCCCAATATCACCGTGAAGCTAAGTACTCGTTTCGAGCGTTCCATGCTCGATGAATATGACCATGTGTTCTTCTCTGGCCCGCTGGATGGCTTCTTCGACTACGAGCTTGGCCGCCTCGGTTATCGCACCCTGGACTTCGAACGTTTTACCTATCAGGGCGATTATCAAGGCTGCGCGGTGATGAACTACGGGGAAGAAGAGGTTCCCTATACGCGTATCACTGAGCATAAGCATTTCTCGCCCTGGGAAGAGCATGATGGTAGTGTCTGCTACCGTGAATACAGTCGCGAATGTGGTGAAGAAGACATTCCTTACTATCCCATTCGTCTGGTCAAGGAAAAGGCCTTGTTGGCTGACTATGTCGAAAAGGCCAGGCAGACGGATAAGGTCACTTTCGTAGGGCGCCTGGGTACCTATCGCTACCTGGATATGGATGTCACCATCCGCGAAGCGCTGGATACCGCTCGAGGCTTTCTCAAGTGTGTGGAAGAGAAGAAGCCGGCTCCGGCTTTCTTTGTGGAAGCATAG
- a CDS encoding glycosyltransferase encodes MTNHLNTHQQPEQPVAHLGLAAVIVSFNRFEQLKKGVASVLAEPVIGVVVVDNGSTDGSREWLAGLQDPRIRVLTPEHNLGGAGGFELGFREALDAFSPDWLVCFDDDARPEEGAFATFLQQDLSGVDSAAAAVYYPDGSICEMNRPSWNPFWHAKLLCRTIFGVLAGRARQGFHLPDESYTNQSSVEIDSSSFVGCFVRADAVRRVGLPRGELFIYGDDIIYTLSLRKHGCRHQFLPGVRFVHDCSTFSGKVVTYQPLWKAYYTYRNGLEMYRIAAGWWFPLVVPVKIGSWLLAARHYDDKRRYLSLCGLAIRDAVKRNFSRPHDEIISRFS; translated from the coding sequence ATGACTAATCATCTGAATACCCATCAACAGCCTGAGCAGCCAGTTGCTCATCTTGGCCTGGCGGCCGTCATTGTTTCCTTCAACCGTTTCGAACAGCTCAAGAAGGGTGTCGCTTCGGTATTGGCCGAGCCTGTGATCGGAGTTGTCGTGGTGGATAATGGTTCCACCGATGGCAGTCGTGAATGGCTGGCTGGCCTGCAGGATCCTCGCATACGCGTGCTTACCCCTGAGCACAATCTTGGGGGAGCGGGTGGTTTCGAGCTTGGCTTCCGCGAGGCATTGGATGCCTTCTCACCGGATTGGCTCGTGTGTTTCGATGATGACGCACGTCCTGAAGAGGGGGCTTTTGCGACATTTCTCCAGCAGGATCTCAGTGGTGTTGATAGTGCGGCAGCGGCGGTATATTACCCCGATGGAAGCATCTGCGAGATGAATCGGCCTAGCTGGAATCCCTTCTGGCATGCCAAGCTGTTGTGCCGCACGATCTTTGGAGTGCTGGCAGGACGTGCTCGACAAGGTTTTCATCTACCGGATGAGAGCTATACGAACCAGTCTTCTGTAGAGATCGACTCTTCTTCTTTTGTGGGGTGTTTTGTGCGGGCAGACGCTGTGCGTCGAGTCGGCCTTCCTCGAGGAGAGCTGTTCATCTATGGAGATGACATCATCTACACGTTAAGTCTCAGGAAGCATGGTTGCCGGCACCAGTTCCTTCCAGGAGTTCGCTTCGTACATGACTGCTCAACCTTTTCTGGTAAGGTCGTCACGTATCAACCACTCTGGAAAGCCTACTACACTTATCGCAATGGCCTGGAGATGTATCGTATCGCCGCTGGCTGGTGGTTCCCTCTGGTGGTTCCCGTCAAGATAGGTAGCTGGTTGCTCGCTGCCAGACACTATGACGACAAGCGACGATATCTGTCTCTTTGTGGTCTCGCGATACGGGATGCTGTAAAGCGCAATTTTTCCCGTCCACACGATGAAATCATCAGCCGGTTTTCCTGA
- a CDS encoding glycosyltransferase family 2 protein, with protein MRIYGMIQWWMDKAKIASFLSKLHVNAFKFSKQLSVKQDNLSKISKSDIVLFSVMKNEAHRLPFFIEYYRNLGVDHFILVDNASTDHFDQVVSGHDDITTFYTEGSYKDSNFGMHWANYLLRKYGTGHWCMTCDPDEFIVYPHMDTRNLKELTEYLSSVRQESFFTMMVDMYGDKPVEECHYEEGTNPVETCAYFDKAGYVKKISASLHNIWMQGGVRRRVFAKEKPEGAPALNKVTLVKWQRHFAYVESMHMALPRRLNECLDPRKTSGAVLHFKFISQLRNKVDVELEAKQHFNDSAEYKQYDKVIKERQELFDSTVSEKYEDWRTLAKLGMINKGEW; from the coding sequence GTGAGAATTTACGGTATGATTCAGTGGTGGATGGACAAAGCAAAGATAGCCTCTTTTTTGTCGAAGCTCCATGTCAATGCATTCAAGTTTTCTAAACAACTTAGTGTAAAGCAGGACAACCTTTCAAAAATTTCGAAAAGCGATATAGTACTTTTTTCTGTTATGAAAAATGAAGCGCATCGACTTCCATTTTTTATTGAATATTATCGCAATCTTGGCGTCGATCACTTCATCCTTGTTGATAATGCATCTACCGATCATTTCGATCAAGTCGTCTCTGGGCATGATGATATCACTACCTTTTATACTGAAGGGAGTTACAAAGACTCCAACTTTGGTATGCATTGGGCCAACTATCTTCTTCGCAAATACGGCACTGGCCACTGGTGCATGACCTGTGATCCAGATGAGTTTATCGTATATCCTCATATGGATACTCGTAACCTTAAAGAACTGACTGAGTATTTGTCTTCTGTTCGACAAGAATCTTTCTTCACCATGATGGTTGACATGTATGGTGATAAGCCAGTCGAAGAGTGTCATTATGAGGAAGGTACGAATCCTGTTGAAACATGCGCTTATTTTGACAAGGCAGGATATGTAAAGAAAATTTCTGCCTCACTGCATAATATCTGGATGCAGGGCGGGGTGAGGCGGCGAGTTTTTGCCAAGGAGAAGCCAGAGGGTGCCCCAGCGCTGAATAAAGTGACACTGGTGAAATGGCAGCGTCATTTTGCATATGTGGAATCCATGCACATGGCTTTGCCGCGCAGGCTGAACGAGTGCTTGGATCCAAGAAAAACCAGTGGCGCTGTTCTTCATTTCAAGTTTATTAGTCAGCTTCGTAATAAAGTAGATGTTGAGCTTGAGGCAAAACAACACTTTAATGATTCAGCAGAATATAAGCAGTACGATAAAGTCATTAAGGAGCGTCAAGAGCTTTTCGATTCTACAGTCTCGGAGAAATACGAGGACTGGCGTACCTTGGCGAAGTTGGGAATGATCAATAAGGGAGAGTGGTAA
- the cysN gene encoding sulfate adenylyltransferase subunit CysN — protein MSHQSELIADDIEQYLKDHENKDLLRFITCGSVDDGKSTLIGRLLHDSKMIYEDQLAAITQASKTSGTTGDEVDLALLVDGLQSEREQGITIDVAYRFFSTDRRKFIIADTPGHEQYTRNMATGASTASLAVILIDARHGVQTQTRRHSFICDLLGIQHLVVAVNKMDLVEGSQQRYDEIVEEYQEIAAKLNAPDIRFVPMSALKGDNVVNRSEGMAWYEGPTLLELLESVEITHDQNLRDLRLPVQYVNRPNLDFRGYCGTLAAGVLTPGQTIRALPSGKTSTVERIVTFDGDLSAAYPGQAITVTLADEIDISRGDWIVAEQDEVPLATAFEADIVWMHETALETGKLYDIKLATRDLAGKVSAIDFQVDVNTLEHRHADHLDLNAIARCQVELTAPVPVDDYRSSPGTGSFIIIDRLTNITVGAGMIHQPLNSELPYEFREHDSKANVVWNRTSVTQAMREQINGHQGKCVWFTGLSGSGKSTLANALEVELNRRGYHTMLLDGDNIRHGLCKDLGMSEADRAENIRRVGEVARLFAEAGVIVITAFISPFRSDRDAARELFAEGGFVEAYVATPLDVCEQRDPKGLYQKAREGKIGDFTGINSPYEVPKAPEVVLKTTEYTQQELVNQLVKICL, from the coding sequence ATGTCACATCAATCCGAACTGATTGCCGACGATATCGAGCAGTACCTCAAGGATCACGAGAACAAGGACCTGCTGCGCTTCATCACCTGCGGCAGCGTGGACGACGGCAAGTCGACCCTGATCGGGCGCCTGCTGCACGATTCCAAGATGATCTACGAGGATCAACTGGCGGCCATCACCCAGGCCTCCAAGACCAGCGGCACCACCGGTGACGAAGTCGACCTGGCCCTGCTGGTGGATGGCCTGCAGTCCGAGCGTGAGCAGGGCATCACCATCGACGTGGCCTATCGCTTCTTCTCCACCGACAGGCGCAAGTTCATCATTGCCGATACCCCCGGGCATGAGCAGTACACGCGCAACATGGCCACCGGGGCTTCCACCGCCAGCCTGGCGGTGATCCTGATCGATGCCCGTCATGGCGTGCAGACCCAGACCCGTCGTCACAGCTTCATCTGTGATCTGCTGGGCATCCAGCACCTGGTGGTCGCGGTCAACAAGATGGATCTGGTCGAAGGCTCCCAGCAGCGTTACGACGAGATCGTCGAGGAATACCAGGAAATCGCCGCCAAGCTCAATGCCCCGGATATCCGCTTCGTGCCGATGTCGGCGTTGAAGGGTGACAACGTGGTCAACCGCAGCGAGGGCATGGCCTGGTACGAAGGGCCGACCCTGCTGGAACTGCTCGAGAGCGTCGAGATCACTCACGACCAGAACCTGCGCGACCTGCGCCTGCCGGTGCAGTACGTCAACCGCCCCAACCTGGACTTCCGTGGCTACTGCGGCACCCTGGCCGCGGGCGTGCTGACGCCGGGCCAGACCATCCGTGCCCTGCCGTCCGGCAAGACCTCCACGGTCGAGCGCATCGTCACCTTCGATGGCGACCTGTCCGCCGCCTATCCGGGCCAGGCCATCACTGTGACCCTGGCCGACGAGATCGATATCTCTCGCGGTGACTGGATCGTCGCCGAGCAGGACGAAGTACCGCTGGCCACTGCCTTCGAGGCGGATATCGTGTGGATGCACGAGACGGCCCTGGAAACGGGCAAGCTGTATGACATCAAGCTGGCCACCCGTGACCTGGCAGGCAAGGTGTCGGCGATCGACTTCCAGGTCGACGTCAACACCCTCGAGCACCGCCATGCCGACCATCTCGACCTCAACGCCATTGCCCGTTGCCAGGTCGAGCTGACTGCCCCGGTGCCGGTCGATGACTATCGCAGCAGCCCGGGCACCGGCAGCTTCATCATCATCGACCGCTTGACCAACATCACCGTCGGCGCCGGGATGATCCACCAGCCGCTGAACAGCGAGCTGCCCTACGAGTTCCGCGAGCACGACAGCAAGGCCAACGTGGTGTGGAACCGTACCAGCGTGACCCAGGCCATGCGCGAGCAGATCAATGGCCACCAGGGCAAGTGCGTGTGGTTCACAGGCCTGTCCGGTTCCGGCAAGTCGACCCTGGCCAACGCCCTGGAAGTCGAGCTCAACCGCCGCGGCTATCACACCATGCTGCTGGATGGCGACAACATCCGCCATGGGCTGTGCAAGGACCTCGGTATGAGCGAAGCCGACCGCGCCGAGAACATTCGTCGCGTAGGCGAAGTGGCACGCCTGTTCGCCGAGGCTGGGGTGATCGTGATCACCGCCTTCATCTCACCGTTCCGCAGCGACCGTGATGCCGCTCGGGAACTGTTTGCCGAGGGTGGCTTTGTCGAGGCTTATGTGGCCACCCCGCTGGACGTGTGCGAGCAGCGCGATCCCAAGGGGCTGTACCAGAAGGCCCGTGAGGGCAAGATCGGTGACTTCACCGGCATCAACAGCCCCTATGAAGTGCCCAAGGCTCCGGAGGTGGTGCTCAAGACCACCGAATACACCCAGCAGGAACTGGTCAACCAACTGGTGAAGATCTGCCTGTGA